The proteins below are encoded in one region of Tsuneonella sp. CC-YZS046:
- a CDS encoding DksA/TraR family C4-type zinc finger protein — protein sequence MAGGWSRDGAVQDQIDDTINDAVRAARSCMPIGEGSDQCEDCGDRIPDRRREALPGVRTCVRCQAERDKAVVHSTINRRGSEDSQLR from the coding sequence ATGGCCGGTGGATGGTCACGGGATGGTGCGGTGCAGGATCAGATCGACGATACAATCAACGACGCAGTCCGTGCCGCTCGATCCTGTATGCCCATTGGTGAGGGCAGCGATCAATGTGAAGATTGCGGCGACCGCATCCCTGACCGGCGACGCGAGGCACTGCCTGGCGTCCGCACCTGTGTCCGCTGCCAGGCCGAACGCGACAAGGCGGTGGTTCATTCGACGATCAATCGGCGGGGGAGCGAGGACAGTCAGTTGCGGTGA